Proteins co-encoded in one Kutzneria chonburiensis genomic window:
- a CDS encoding helix-turn-helix transcriptional regulator, translating to MYREWVTGLAGAVAWRRVVEEPQTHRILPDGCLDLIWTDGRLLVAGPDTVAHEVRSPQGREYAGLRFRPGTGPSVLGVPANELTDSRVGLDEIWPRRLVERLSDRVSAANDRTGALLAIARERIEVDPVTDAVVEGLRNGRAVAEVAEAVGLSERQLLRRSLAAFGYGPKTLARVLRMEKALALAAKGVPPAEVAASTGYADQAHLSRDVKALAGVPLSRV from the coding sequence GTGTACCGGGAGTGGGTGACGGGCCTCGCCGGGGCGGTGGCGTGGCGTCGGGTGGTGGAGGAGCCGCAGACGCATCGCATCCTGCCTGACGGGTGCCTGGATCTGATCTGGACGGACGGGCGGCTGCTGGTGGCCGGCCCGGACACAGTGGCGCACGAGGTGCGGAGCCCGCAGGGCCGGGAGTACGCGGGGCTGAGGTTCCGGCCGGGGACGGGACCGTCGGTGCTCGGGGTGCCGGCGAACGAGCTGACGGACAGCAGGGTGGGGCTGGACGAGATCTGGCCGCGGCGGTTGGTGGAACGCCTGAGTGACCGGGTATCGGCGGCGAACGATCGGACGGGGGCGTTGCTGGCGATCGCCCGCGAGCGGATCGAGGTGGATCCGGTGACGGACGCGGTGGTGGAAGGGCTGCGAAACGGCCGAGCGGTGGCGGAAGTGGCGGAGGCAGTGGGGCTGAGCGAACGGCAACTGCTGCGGCGGAGTCTGGCGGCCTTCGGGTACGGGCCGAAGACGCTGGCGCGGGTGCTGCGCATGGAGAAAGCCCTTGCCCTGGCAGCGAAAGGAGTGCCGCCGGCGGAGGTCGCGGCGAGCACGGGATACGCGGACCAGGCCCATCTGTCGCGGGATGTGAAGGCCCTGGCGGGAGTGCCGCTGAGCCGGGTGTGA
- a CDS encoding CopD family protein, which produces MTGVMAAAEATMPAWWRVGSEVAYFAGLTAVIGGALVYLAVIRPVLTGDDRAVRGRATRLLAWCGPGLLVAGYLQLAGRVARGVKGTTFGQALNPSRIWGFLTLPGAKGAWVSSGTLTLVQNVCYVLAAAALCTLFVKERPALVAGVALALTVAGTVVLAMPTNWANQSLDTVLNSGLTQVHILGACAWLGGLFALAMIGRGRGLDDRALGEGAGLGWARMWQRFSSVALVAVGAVVASGVWLAWRHVGTVGQLVTTTYGRFLLVKLVIVAAMVAAGAYNQLNLTPRIAKAHAEGDLGRGFALALKHFPKVVAVETGLGLAVLTIVPFLSGSARTQAGGPPAPAVDGGILALGALLVGTLVASLYASYRVSTVLTRRAVAQA; this is translated from the coding sequence GTGACTGGTGTGATGGCGGCGGCTGAGGCGACGATGCCGGCCTGGTGGCGTGTGGGTAGCGAGGTGGCGTACTTCGCGGGGCTGACGGCGGTGATCGGGGGCGCGCTGGTGTACCTGGCGGTGATTCGGCCGGTGCTGACGGGCGATGACCGTGCGGTGCGTGGGCGGGCCACCCGGTTGCTGGCCTGGTGCGGGCCGGGGCTGCTGGTGGCGGGCTACCTTCAGCTGGCGGGGCGGGTGGCGCGGGGTGTGAAGGGGACGACCTTTGGCCAAGCGCTGAACCCGAGCCGGATCTGGGGGTTTCTGACGCTGCCGGGGGCGAAGGGCGCATGGGTGTCCTCGGGAACGCTCACGCTGGTGCAGAACGTCTGCTACGTGCTTGCTGCCGCAGCGTTGTGCACGCTGTTCGTGAAAGAGCGGCCGGCGCTGGTGGCGGGTGTGGCATTGGCGCTGACGGTGGCGGGCACGGTGGTGCTGGCGATGCCGACGAACTGGGCGAACCAGAGCCTCGACACGGTGCTGAACAGTGGGCTGACACAGGTGCACATCCTGGGGGCCTGTGCCTGGCTGGGCGGGCTGTTTGCGCTGGCGATGATCGGGCGGGGGCGCGGCCTGGACGACCGTGCCCTCGGCGAAGGGGCCGGTCTGGGGTGGGCCCGGATGTGGCAGCGGTTCAGCTCGGTGGCGCTGGTGGCAGTGGGGGCCGTCGTCGCGTCGGGGGTGTGGCTGGCCTGGCGGCACGTGGGCACGGTCGGCCAACTGGTGACGACGACGTACGGGCGGTTCCTGCTGGTGAAGCTGGTGATCGTGGCGGCGATGGTGGCGGCGGGGGCGTACAACCAGCTCAATCTCACGCCGCGGATTGCCAAGGCGCACGCCGAAGGGGACCTGGGACGTGGCTTTGCCCTGGCGCTCAAGCACTTCCCGAAGGTCGTGGCCGTGGAGACGGGGCTGGGGCTGGCGGTGCTGACCATCGTGCCGTTCCTGTCCGGGTCGGCCCGGACGCAGGCGGGCGGCCCGCCGGCGCCGGCGGTGGACGGGGGGATTCTGGCGCTGGGGGCGCTGCTGGTGGGGACGCTGGTGGCGTCGCTGTACGCCAGCTACCGCGTGTCGACGGTGCTCACGCGAAGGGCCGTGGCTCAGGCCTGA
- a CDS encoding neutral zinc metallopeptidase — MLGTARLVVALVAVLCAGGCAYVDGVAEPVGADSVLVDGGVAPTFVKDTDQGTTDRLAASTISDVQAFWKQNFPSVFGKPWRDLTGGAYSVDTVSSKGAAPPCTEQASDVEGNAFYCPSKDSIAWDRSALLPVLRDQFGDAAVVVVLAHEMGHAVQSRTSPTADMARRDPDRYPTILIETMADCYSGAFVRSVADGKAPHLRITSAQLDKAIGALATFRDPVGTSSAEDGAHGDAFDRVSAFQDGYQQGAKLCAGMSVDNRQFTQRTFTSLTDKARGGNIPLPDLVKAMEPDLNAYFGGLAGSRWSAPKLTQSDGPASCSSGGDQGPVAFCPATKSVLLATKGTVAVLVSSIGDYAAGTLLATRYALAALSALGKPIDSGDAGRSAVCLAGAYTASVPARNQTLRLSPGDLDKSVGVLLAYDYGSRTTAGTPIPTGFARVLAFRAGFAGGAKSCGV, encoded by the coding sequence GTGCTTGGAACTGCTCGGCTCGTCGTCGCGCTGGTGGCCGTGCTCTGTGCCGGCGGGTGCGCCTACGTCGACGGCGTCGCCGAGCCGGTCGGGGCCGACTCCGTGCTCGTCGACGGCGGCGTCGCGCCGACCTTCGTGAAGGACACCGATCAGGGCACCACCGATCGCCTCGCCGCCTCCACCATCAGCGACGTGCAGGCCTTCTGGAAGCAGAACTTCCCGTCGGTGTTCGGCAAGCCCTGGCGGGACCTGACCGGCGGCGCGTACTCGGTCGACACCGTGTCGTCCAAGGGCGCGGCGCCGCCATGCACCGAGCAGGCGTCGGACGTGGAAGGCAACGCTTTCTATTGCCCGTCAAAGGATTCCATCGCGTGGGACCGCTCGGCACTGCTGCCCGTGCTGCGTGATCAGTTCGGCGATGCCGCCGTGGTTGTCGTGCTGGCGCACGAGATGGGGCACGCCGTGCAGTCCCGCACCTCGCCAACGGCAGACATGGCCCGCCGGGACCCCGACCGGTATCCGACGATCTTGATCGAGACCATGGCCGACTGCTACTCCGGTGCCTTCGTGCGATCCGTCGCCGACGGCAAGGCTCCGCATCTGCGGATCACGTCGGCCCAGCTGGACAAGGCCATCGGGGCGTTGGCCACGTTCCGCGATCCGGTCGGCACCAGCTCGGCCGAGGACGGGGCGCACGGCGACGCGTTCGACCGCGTTTCGGCTTTTCAGGACGGGTATCAGCAGGGGGCCAAGCTGTGCGCCGGCATGTCGGTGGACAACCGCCAGTTCACCCAGCGGACCTTCACCAGCCTCACCGACAAGGCCCGCGGCGGCAACATTCCGTTGCCTGATCTCGTGAAGGCGATGGAGCCCGACCTCAACGCCTACTTCGGCGGACTGGCCGGTTCCCGCTGGTCCGCGCCCAAGCTGACGCAGAGCGACGGCCCCGCCTCGTGCTCTTCGGGCGGCGATCAGGGTCCGGTCGCGTTCTGCCCGGCCACGAAATCCGTACTGCTGGCGACCAAGGGCACCGTCGCCGTGCTCGTGTCGTCCATCGGCGACTACGCCGCCGGCACCCTGCTGGCCACCCGCTACGCCCTGGCCGCGTTGTCCGCCCTCGGCAAGCCGATCGACTCCGGCGACGCCGGCCGGTCGGCCGTCTGCTTGGCCGGCGCGTACACGGCGTCGGTCCCGGCGCGCAACCAGACCTTGCGGCTGTCCCCCGGCGACCTCGACAAATCCGTCGGTGTCCTGTTGGCCTACGACTACGGCTCCCGCACCACCGCCGGCACCCCCATCCCGACCGGTTTCGCCCGTGTGCTGGCCTTTCGCGCCGGTTTCGCCGGCGGCGCGAAGTCCTGCGGCGTCTGA
- a CDS encoding alpha/beta fold hydrolase yields MDTKTRGDGPLLLLLHGGGGNDSSYDAVLDVLAEQYTVVTYTQCEGGPVERADEAAQLLDDLGAKKAAVFGSSAGGLVALDLVARHPERLGVVIAHEPPVMSALPDGDEVTKAFHDLADAPDPGLRFLKLTGILGPVDEETTKAVAATLRFDSNEVNAFVDHRLDLAKVRDSGVNVVLAGGKAVAGSLPFRTAEAVADAIKASMVIFPGNHFGYAPMPGINDPAAFGRTLLDLLRSRTQPPR; encoded by the coding sequence ATGGACACGAAGACCCGGGGCGACGGTCCTTTACTGCTCCTGCTGCACGGGGGCGGCGGCAACGACAGCAGTTACGACGCAGTGCTGGACGTCCTGGCCGAGCAGTACACCGTCGTCACGTACACGCAGTGCGAGGGCGGCCCGGTCGAGCGCGCCGACGAAGCGGCGCAGCTGCTCGACGATCTCGGCGCGAAGAAGGCGGCGGTCTTCGGCAGCAGCGCCGGCGGGCTGGTCGCCCTCGACCTGGTGGCCCGCCATCCGGAACGGCTGGGCGTGGTCATCGCCCACGAACCGCCGGTGATGTCCGCGCTGCCCGACGGCGACGAAGTGACCAAGGCCTTCCACGACCTCGCCGACGCCCCCGACCCGGGCCTGCGGTTCCTCAAGCTGACCGGCATCCTCGGCCCGGTCGACGAGGAGACGACCAAGGCCGTGGCCGCGACCCTGCGCTTCGACAGCAACGAGGTCAACGCCTTCGTCGACCACCGCCTCGACCTGGCCAAGGTCCGCGACAGCGGCGTCAACGTGGTGCTGGCCGGGGGCAAGGCGGTCGCCGGCTCGCTGCCGTTCCGCACGGCCGAGGCGGTCGCCGACGCGATCAAGGCGTCGATGGTGATCTTCCCCGGCAACCACTTCGGCTACGCGCCGATGCCGGGCATCAACGACCCGGCGGCGTTCGGCCGCACGCTGCTCGACCTGCTCCGCTCGCGGACTCAGCCGCCGAGGTAG
- a CDS encoding VOC family protein has protein sequence MTPQFAVIGLVVDDMPKSLAFYRRLGLEIPADADGEPHVAADLPGGLQLMWDTVATVRSFDPTWTPPTGSHRAGLAFRCATPAEVDRVYAELVDTGYHGHKAPWDAFWGQRYAVVHDPDGNGVDLFCPQA, from the coding sequence ATGACACCTCAGTTCGCGGTCATCGGCCTGGTCGTCGATGACATGCCCAAGTCCTTGGCCTTCTACCGGCGGCTCGGTCTCGAGATTCCCGCCGACGCGGACGGCGAGCCCCATGTCGCCGCTGACCTGCCCGGTGGGCTCCAGCTCATGTGGGACACCGTCGCCACCGTCCGCTCGTTCGACCCGACCTGGACGCCGCCGACTGGTTCGCACCGCGCCGGCCTGGCCTTTCGCTGTGCCACGCCGGCCGAGGTCGACCGGGTCTACGCCGAGCTCGTGGACACCGGGTACCACGGTCACAAGGCACCGTGGGACGCCTTTTGGGGCCAGCGCTACGCCGTCGTCCACGATCCCGACGGCAACGGCGTCGACCTCTTCTGCCCTCAGGCCTGA